In a single window of the Phaeobacter sp. G2 genome:
- a CDS encoding glycine--tRNA ligase subunit alpha: MTAGATRSTPRSFQEIILRLQSYWAAKGCAIMQPYDMEVGAGTFHPATTLRSLGSKPWAAAYVQPSRRPTDGRYGENPNRLQHYYQFQALIKPSPPNLQELYLGSLEAIGIDMDMHDIRFVEDDWESPTLGAWGLGWEVWCDGMEVSQFTYFQQVGGHDCHPVSGELTYGLERLAMYVLGVDHVMDMPFNDPQAPIPLTYGDVFKQTEEEYARWNFDVANTEVLLRHFEEAEAECATILAQDHVDPKTGKRIIMAHPAYDQCIKASHIFNLLDARGVISVTERQAYIGRVRTLAKQCADAFVQTSAGGFSG, translated from the coding sequence ATGACAGCTGGCGCGACCAGATCCACTCCGCGCTCTTTCCAGGAGATCATCTTGCGGCTGCAAAGCTATTGGGCCGCCAAGGGCTGCGCCATCATGCAGCCCTATGACATGGAAGTGGGCGCCGGTACCTTTCACCCGGCGACAACCCTGCGCTCATTGGGCAGCAAGCCCTGGGCCGCAGCCTATGTGCAGCCCTCGCGCCGCCCCACCGATGGGCGCTACGGTGAAAATCCCAACCGGTTGCAGCACTACTACCAGTTTCAGGCCCTGATCAAACCCAGCCCGCCCAATCTGCAAGAGCTGTATCTGGGCAGTCTAGAGGCGATTGGCATTGATATGGATATGCACGATATCCGCTTTGTCGAGGATGACTGGGAAAGCCCGACGCTGGGCGCCTGGGGCCTGGGCTGGGAAGTCTGGTGCGATGGTATGGAAGTCAGCCAGTTCACTTATTTTCAGCAGGTTGGCGGCCACGACTGTCACCCGGTTTCCGGTGAGCTGACCTATGGTCTGGAACGTCTGGCGATGTATGTGCTGGGGGTTGACCATGTGATGGACATGCCCTTCAACGACCCGCAGGCGCCAATCCCGCTGACCTATGGGGATGTGTTCAAACAGACCGAAGAAGAATACGCCCGCTGGAACTTTGACGTGGCCAACACCGAAGTGCTGCTGCGCCACTTTGAAGAGGCCGAGGCCGAATGTGCCACCATTCTGGCGCAGGACCATGTGGATCCCAAGACCGGCAAGCGCATCATCATGGCGCATCCGGCCTATGATCAATGCATCAAGGCCAGCCATATCTTTAACCTGCTGGACGCGCGCGGTGTGATCTCGGTGACAGAGCGTCAGGCCTATATTGGCCGGGTGCGCACACTGGCAAAACAATGTGCTGACGCCTTTGTACAGACCAGCGCGGGCGGTTTTTCGGGCTAA
- the glyS gene encoding glycine--tRNA ligase subunit beta produces the protein MPDLLIELFSEEIPARMQARAAEDLKKRMTDGLVEAGLTYAGAAAFSTPRRLTLALEGLLAESPTLREERKGPKVGAPDKAIEGFLRGAGLTRDQLEERDTPKGAVYFAMIEKPGRPAAEIIAEVLEATVRNFPWPKSMRWGAGSLRWVRPLHSILCQLSDENGSEVVPLEIDGIVAGNVTQGHRFMAPGEITVNGFEDYAAKLKRANVVLDPAERSQAIWQEAGNQAFARGLELVEDKGLLTEVASLVEWPVVLLGDIDAEFLELPPEVLQTSMREHQKFFSVKNPKTGRIEGFVTVANRETADHGATILAGNQKVLSARLADAKFFWENDLRVAKSETGMEAWTAQLSNVTFHNKLGMQSERIDRIAALAREIAPVVGADADLAEQAARVAKADLSSEMVYEFPELQGLMGRYYAQAAGLPQEVANACEAHYSPLGPSDDVPSEPVSVAVALADKIDTLTGFWAIDEKPTGSKDPFALRRAALGVIRLVLENGARMPLDRFFDGHLLRVESALDSSLPAADIESLLQEIAEHGVFGASFKVVKESLGDLAEEPFLDLETKVPDLSDDLLSFFHDRLKVFLREQGIRHDVIDACIAMDGNDDLTLLVKRARALEDFMKSEDGTNLLQGFKRANNILTQAEEKDGVEYSYGADVKFAEDESEKALFTALAASEGAISTAIEAEDFAAAMGGMAALRAPVDAFFEAVQVNSEKEVVRRNRLNLLSQIRKVCGQVADLSLIEA, from the coding sequence ATGCCCGACCTGCTGATTGAACTGTTTTCCGAAGAAATCCCGGCCCGCATGCAGGCGCGTGCGGCTGAGGATCTGAAAAAGCGCATGACCGATGGTCTGGTCGAGGCAGGTCTCACCTATGCAGGCGCCGCCGCGTTCTCGACGCCGCGCCGTCTGACCCTGGCACTGGAGGGCCTGCTGGCCGAAAGCCCGACCCTGCGCGAAGAGCGCAAGGGGCCAAAGGTTGGCGCGCCGGACAAGGCAATCGAAGGCTTTCTACGCGGCGCCGGGCTGACCCGCGATCAGCTGGAAGAGCGCGACACGCCAAAAGGCGCGGTCTATTTTGCTATGATTGAAAAGCCCGGTCGTCCAGCCGCTGAAATCATCGCCGAGGTGCTGGAAGCAACGGTGCGCAACTTCCCCTGGCCCAAGTCCATGCGCTGGGGCGCTGGATCTCTGCGCTGGGTGCGGCCGCTACATTCGATCCTCTGTCAGCTCAGCGATGAAAACGGATCCGAAGTGGTGCCGCTTGAGATCGACGGAATTGTCGCGGGCAATGTAACCCAGGGCCACCGCTTTATGGCGCCGGGAGAGATCACGGTAAATGGGTTTGAGGATTACGCGGCCAAGCTGAAGCGCGCCAATGTGGTGCTGGACCCGGCAGAGCGCAGCCAGGCGATCTGGCAGGAGGCTGGCAACCAGGCCTTTGCCCGTGGGCTGGAACTGGTCGAAGACAAGGGGCTTTTGACCGAGGTGGCTAGCCTGGTGGAATGGCCCGTGGTGCTGCTGGGTGATATCGACGCCGAATTCCTGGAGCTGCCGCCGGAGGTGCTGCAGACCAGCATGCGCGAGCACCAAAAGTTTTTCTCGGTGAAGAACCCAAAAACCGGTCGGATCGAGGGCTTTGTCACTGTTGCCAACCGTGAAACCGCAGACCATGGCGCGACCATTCTGGCGGGCAATCAAAAGGTTCTGAGCGCCCGTCTGGCCGATGCCAAGTTCTTTTGGGAAAACGATCTGCGGGTGGCCAAGTCGGAAACCGGCATGGAAGCCTGGACCGCGCAGCTCAGCAATGTGACCTTCCACAACAAGCTGGGGATGCAGTCGGAACGGATTGACCGGATCGCAGCCCTGGCGCGGGAAATCGCGCCGGTGGTGGGCGCCGATGCGGATCTGGCAGAACAGGCAGCCCGGGTGGCCAAGGCGGATTTGTCCTCTGAGATGGTCTATGAATTCCCCGAACTGCAGGGGCTGATGGGGCGCTACTACGCCCAGGCGGCTGGCCTGCCGCAGGAGGTCGCCAATGCTTGTGAGGCGCATTATTCGCCGCTGGGCCCCTCTGATGATGTGCCGTCCGAGCCGGTTTCGGTGGCTGTGGCGCTGGCCGACAAGATCGACACGCTGACCGGGTTCTGGGCGATTGATGAAAAACCCACCGGATCCAAAGACCCCTTTGCCCTGCGCCGCGCCGCACTGGGGGTGATCCGGCTGGTGCTGGAGAATGGTGCACGCATGCCTTTGGACCGGTTTTTTGACGGCCATCTGTTGCGGGTCGAAAGCGCGCTGGACAGCTCGTTGCCCGCGGCCGATATTGAATCGCTGCTGCAGGAAATTGCAGAACACGGTGTCTTTGGTGCATCCTTCAAGGTGGTCAAGGAGAGCCTTGGCGATCTGGCCGAAGAGCCCTTCTTGGATCTGGAAACAAAAGTGCCGGATCTATCGGATGATCTGTTGTCCTTTTTCCATGACCGCCTGAAGGTTTTTCTGCGGGAACAGGGCATTCGCCACGATGTCATTGACGCCTGCATTGCCATGGACGGTAATGACGATCTGACGCTGCTGGTGAAACGCGCCCGGGCTCTGGAAGATTTTATGAAGAGCGAAGACGGTACCAACCTGCTGCAGGGCTTCAAGCGGGCCAACAACATCCTGACCCAGGCTGAGGAAAAAGATGGGGTGGAATACTCCTATGGCGCCGATGTGAAATTTGCCGAGGACGAAAGTGAAAAGGCTCTTTTCACCGCGCTTGCTGCGAGCGAGGGAGCGATCTCCACGGCCATCGAGGCCGAGGATTTCGCGGCCGCCATGGGCGGCATGGCGGCCCTGCGGGCGCCGGTGGATGCGTTTTTCGAAGCGGTACAGGTGAATTCGGAGAAGGAAGTTGTCCGTCGCAACCGGTTGAACCTGCTGAGCCAAATCCGCAAGGTCTGCGGCCAGGTTGCGGACCTGTCTCTTATCGAAGCCTGA
- a CDS encoding DUF6446 family protein, which produces MLGKFLAIVLVVSGLAAGGAMYYLQVYGYYDEVTLKPGQDVVLLPLGKDTPLPIAYGDFQAIDASSSPIRYRACFSTSLKPEALAQLFQVSEQKVPRNAPGWFDCFDAEALGEALQAGTATAFVSVKNISYGVDRIVAVTDQGLGYAWHELNACGEKAYDGTVVGETCPPRPQNTPPAE; this is translated from the coding sequence ATGTTGGGTAAGTTTCTTGCGATTGTACTTGTGGTTTCCGGCCTCGCAGCTGGCGGGGCGATGTATTACCTGCAGGTCTATGGCTATTATGACGAGGTGACGCTGAAGCCGGGCCAGGATGTGGTGCTGCTTCCCTTGGGCAAGGACACCCCCTTGCCGATCGCCTATGGGGATTTTCAGGCGATTGATGCCAGCAGCTCCCCTATCCGCTATCGGGCCTGTTTCAGCACTTCGCTGAAGCCTGAAGCATTGGCGCAGTTGTTTCAGGTGTCAGAGCAAAAGGTCCCGCGCAATGCACCGGGCTGGTTTGACTGTTTTGATGCCGAAGCCCTGGGAGAGGCTTTGCAGGCAGGGACCGCCACCGCCTTTGTCTCGGTCAAGAATATCTCTTACGGGGTGGATCGCATCGTGGCTGTCACCGATCAGGGGCTGGGCTATGCCTGGCATGAGCTGAACGCCTGCGGTGAAAAGGCTTATGATGGCACCGTTGTTGGGGAAACCTGCCCGCCGCGCCCGCAGAATACTCCGCCTGCAGAATAA